ATGTTTTGGATCTCCTCGCTCTCGAACACACGGTGCTCCATGGCCTTCTCCACGTTGAGGATCTTACCGCGGAGCGGCAGGATGGCTTGGAAGTTTCTGTCGCGTCCTTGCTTGGCTGTGCCACCGGCGGAGTCTCCCTCGACGAGGAACAGCTCGCAGATGGCAGCGTCTTTCGAAGAGCAGTCGGCCAGCTTACCGGGCAGTCCACCGCCCGAGAGGGGCGACTTACGTTGCACCATCTCGCGCGCCTTGCGTGCCGCTTGACGTGCTGTGGCAGCGAGGATCACCTTGTCGACGATCGTTTTGGCCTCTTTCGGGTGCTCCTCCAAATAGTTGCCGAGCGCCTCGCCTACAGCCATATCGACAGCGCCCATCACCTCGTTGTTTCCGAGCTTCGTCTTGGTCTGCCCCTCGAACTGTGGCTCGGCCACCTTGATCGAAATCACGGCTGTGAGGCCTTCGCGGAAGTCGTCGCCTTGGATCTCCACCTTGGCCTTCTCCAGCAGCTTAGAGTCTTCGGCATATTTCTTCAGCGTACGTGTTAGTCCGCGTCGGAAGCCAGAGAGGTGTGTGCCGCCCTCGATCGTGTTGATGTCGTTCACGTAGGAGAAGACGCTTTCGTTGTACGACGTGTTGTAGGTCATGGCCACTTCGACGGGGATGCCTTGTTTCTCAGTGACGATATGGATCACATCGTGGATCAGCGCCTCTTTCGACTTGTCGATGTAGCGCACAAACTCCTTCAGTCCTTCGTGCGAATAGAAGACTTCGGATTTATACGTCCCGTCCGGCTTCACCTCGCGGCGATCGGTCAATGTCAGTCGGATGCCAGCGTTCAGGAAGGCCAGCTCGCGGAGTCGGTTGGCGAGGATGTCGTATTTGTATTCGGTCACGGTAAAGATTGACGCGTCCGGTTTGAACTCTATGGTTGTCCCAGTACGATCGCTGTCACCCGTTATCCGGATATCAGCCAGCGGCTTGCCGCAGGAGAACTCTTGTACATAGACTTTTCCGTTACGGTGCACTTCGGCTTTCAGGTGGGTCGACAGCGCGTTGACACACGAGACACCGACGCCGTGCAGTCCACCAGACACTTTATAGGTGCCCTTGTCAAACTTACCTCCGGCATGGAGTACAGTCAGCACGACCTCCAATGCCGACTTACCTTCCTTCTCGTGGTAATCGACCGGAATGCCTCGCCCATCATCTGTCACGCTGATCGAATTATCCTCACGGATCACGACATCGATATTCTTGCAGAAGCCGGCCAGTGCTTCGTCGATGGAGTTGTCTACCACCTCGTAAACCAAGTGGTGGAGTCCCTTCTCGCTTGTGTCGCCGATGTACATGGCTGGGCGTTTACGGACGGCCTCCAACCCCTCGAGCACTTGGATGTTCTTGGAAGAGTATTCCTCGCTTGCTGCTTTTATTTCTTCGTCACTCATGTTGATTTCCTCTCTTTATTCATTATCAAATACGGAAACAAATATAGCCGTTCCCCTCCGAAAGAGCAGGGTTGGGAGATGGCTAACTGCATGAAAAAAAGGCCGAAAGACGATTGACGCCTTTCAGCCTTGATGTAGCCCGTAGGGGAATCGAACCCCTCTTTTGAGAATGAGAATCTCACGTCCTAGCCGATAGACGAACAGGCCTTTGATACCAATATAACAGTGGACTTAGACGTCCTTCTTTTCTTTTTCCTCTTTCAGGCACTTTCCCAGATGTTAAGCCAATGCGTTGACATGTTTGGCCAACTTTGACTTCAGGTTGCCTGCTTTGTTCTTATGAATCACATTCTTTTTCGCCAGCTTATCAAGCATTGCGCACACTTTCGGATACATGGCTGTTGCCTCATTCTTATCTTCTGTGCCACGCAATTTCTTCACCGCATTACGCATCGTCTTGGCACCGTAACGATTTTGTGCGCAGCGCGTTTTTGTCTGACGTATCCTCTTGATAGATGATTTGTGATTTGCCATCGTTATCTATTAATCTATTTCTTCTTTTATCTGATTCGTATTTGGTAGCCCGTAGGGGAGTCGAACCCCTCTTTCAAGAATGAAAATCTTGCGTCCTAGCCGATAGACGAACAGGCCAATTCTTCGCTCAGAAATCACGCCTATCAGACCGTTAGGACCGCCCGCGTTTTCATTTTGCGAGCGCAAAGATAGAGGCACTTTCGAATCCTGCAAACATCCTTTCTCTTTTTTCTTTCAATAATTGGCGATGGATGCGTGATGACTTAGACGATGCGAAGACTGTCCACTTTCAGTAGACGGCTCTTTAGGGCGTCCATGCGGCTTTGTCGGATGCGGAGCGTCATCTCGCAGGTGAGCTCGAAGGATTGTGTGAGGACGTCGGGCTTGTCTTCTTTTACGATGCGCATGACACTGTTGAGATGAGGGTATTCGAAGGTGATGGTAATGGTTTCGTCGATGGTGCGTTCCTCGATGCGGGCGGCGGCGATGGCTTCGGCGGCGGCGGTGCGGTAGGCTACGATGAGGCCGCTGGTGCCGAGTTCGATGCCGCCGAAGTAGCGGACGACGATGATGAGGATGTCGGTCAGGTTGTTGGAGTTGATTTGGCCGAGGATGGGCTTGCCAGCCGTGGAGGAGGGTTCGCCG
The sequence above is drawn from the Tannerella serpentiformis genome and encodes:
- a CDS encoding IMPACT family protein; this encodes MMEDTYRTISDLSEGYYTEKRSRFLSFALPARTPDEVKTQVDAYRKKYYDARHVCWAYMLGPDRTTFRANDDGEPSSTAGKPILGQINSNNLTDILIIVVRYFGGIELGTSGLIVAYRTAAAEAIAAARIEERTIDETITITFEYPHLNSVMRIVKEDKPDVLTQSFELTCEMTLRIRQSRMDALKSRLLKVDSLRIV
- the rpsT gene encoding 30S ribosomal protein S20; the protein is MANHKSSIKRIRQTKTRCAQNRYGAKTMRNAVKKLRGTEDKNEATAMYPKVCAMLDKLAKKNVIHKNKAGNLKSKLAKHVNALA
- the gyrB gene encoding DNA topoisomerase (ATP-hydrolyzing) subunit B translates to MSDEEIKAASEEYSSKNIQVLEGLEAVRKRPAMYIGDTSEKGLHHLVYEVVDNSIDEALAGFCKNIDVVIREDNSISVTDDGRGIPVDYHEKEGKSALEVVLTVLHAGGKFDKGTYKVSGGLHGVGVSCVNALSTHLKAEVHRNGKVYVQEFSCGKPLADIRITGDSDRTGTTIEFKPDASIFTVTEYKYDILANRLRELAFLNAGIRLTLTDRREVKPDGTYKSEVFYSHEGLKEFVRYIDKSKEALIHDVIHIVTEKQGIPVEVAMTYNTSYNESVFSYVNDINTIEGGTHLSGFRRGLTRTLKKYAEDSKLLEKAKVEIQGDDFREGLTAVISIKVAEPQFEGQTKTKLGNNEVMGAVDMAVGEALGNYLEEHPKEAKTIVDKVILAATARQAARKAREMVQRKSPLSGGGLPGKLADCSSKDAAICELFLVEGDSAGGTAKQGRDRNFQAILPLRGKILNVEKAMEHRVFESEEIQNIFKAMGVSIGTEDDPKELNLSKLRYHKVIIMTDADVDGSHIATLILTFFFRRMRGLIEKGYVYLATPPLYLCKKGKVEEYCWTEQQRQKFIDAYGGGNENQIHTQRYKGLGEMNDHQLWDTTMNPENRTLKQITIDNAIEADAIFSMLMGEDVGPRREFIEENATYANIDA